A single Pseudomonas sp. HN11 DNA region contains:
- a CDS encoding sensor domain-containing diguanylate cyclase, which produces MVHENPYLPDPPTAEHPRPAAAATLLALVHAQGEVERLSEREQLLSSLLVSVNAVLWAIDWETRRVLYVSPAYERVFGRSAGLLLADHREWRNSIHPEDLDYAEHSLARVLEQGAVEDREYRIITADGQIRWLSDKCYINQQVEPGEPLIVVGMAEDITEKKQLELELHRLATTDVLTQSSNRRHFFECANHAFDSACAQGAPLAFLLLDIDDFKDVNDTYGHLEGDQVLRRIAESGRGVLRRGDLFGRIGGEEFAAVLPGCAPEMALQVAERLGKEIQELRFSYEGQAFSVTISQGLASLTEQDSTLDSLFARADAAMYEAKRLGKNRVIAG; this is translated from the coding sequence ATGGTTCACGAAAATCCTTACTTGCCCGATCCTCCCACCGCTGAGCATCCGCGTCCGGCAGCGGCTGCGACCCTGCTGGCGCTGGTGCATGCCCAGGGTGAAGTCGAGCGGTTGAGCGAGCGTGAGCAACTGCTGAGTTCGTTGCTGGTGAGTGTGAACGCGGTGCTGTGGGCCATCGATTGGGAAACGCGGCGCGTGCTCTACGTGAGCCCGGCCTACGAGCGAGTGTTCGGACGTTCCGCCGGCCTGCTACTGGCCGATCATCGGGAATGGCGCAACAGCATTCACCCTGAAGACCTGGACTATGCCGAACACAGTCTGGCCCGCGTGCTGGAACAGGGCGCCGTGGAAGACCGCGAGTACCGCATCATCACGGCCGACGGGCAGATTCGCTGGCTGAGCGATAAGTGCTACATCAACCAACAGGTCGAGCCCGGCGAACCGTTGATCGTGGTGGGCATGGCCGAAGACATCACCGAGAAGAAACAGCTGGAACTGGAGCTGCACCGCCTGGCCACCACCGACGTGCTGACCCAGAGCAGCAACCGCCGGCACTTTTTCGAGTGCGCCAACCACGCCTTCGACAGCGCCTGCGCCCAGGGCGCCCCACTGGCCTTTTTGTTGCTGGACATCGATGACTTCAAGGACGTCAACGACACCTACGGCCACCTGGAGGGCGATCAGGTGTTGCGCCGTATCGCGGAGAGCGGTCGAGGGGTCTTGCGCCGTGGTGACCTGTTCGGACGCATTGGCGGCGAAGAGTTCGCCGCCGTTCTGCCCGGTTGCGCGCCGGAGATGGCGTTGCAGGTGGCTGAGCGGCTCGGCAAGGAGATTCAGGAACTGCGTTTCAGCTATGAAGGCCAGGCATTCAGCGTAACCATCAGCCAGGGCCTGGCCAGCCTCACTGAGCAGGACTCGACCCTGGACAGCCTGTTCGCCCGTGCCGATGCCGCCATGTACGAGGCCAAGCGCCTGGGCAAAAACCGCGTTATAGCGGGCTGA
- the desA gene encoding delta-9 fatty acid desaturase DesA: MWYNGFLDLSAWQLVAVTLLMTHVTIVAVTVYLHRYSAHRSLELNAGLKHFFRFWLWLTTAQNTREWTAIHRKHHAKCETVDDPHSPVIKGLSTVMRKGAELYRTEAENPETLRIYGKNCPDDWIERRIYTPYPLLGVAIMGVIDLLLFGTIGITIWAIQMMWIPFWAAGVINGLGHAVGYRNFECRDAATNLVPWGIIVGGEELHNNHHTYPNSAKLSVKKWEFDLGWAWIKVFSFLRLAKVQRVAPIAHRVEGKGHLDMDTAMAILNNRFQIMAQYRKLVIGPLVKQELEKVDHSVRHQFHRAKRLLSRETSLLDDRHHLRIQSMLEHSHALKVIYEKRLALQQIWLKTSSNGHDMLAAIKEWVHEAEASGIQSLRDFAHQLKTYSLRPAAV; encoded by the coding sequence ATGTGGTACAACGGTTTTCTTGACCTGTCAGCCTGGCAACTGGTGGCGGTCACTCTGTTGATGACCCACGTGACCATCGTTGCGGTCACGGTCTATCTGCATCGTTATTCAGCCCATCGCTCCCTGGAGCTCAATGCCGGCCTGAAACACTTCTTCCGCTTCTGGCTGTGGCTGACCACAGCGCAGAACACCCGCGAGTGGACCGCCATCCACCGCAAGCACCACGCCAAGTGCGAAACCGTCGACGACCCGCACAGCCCGGTCATCAAGGGCCTGTCCACCGTGATGCGCAAAGGCGCCGAGCTGTACCGCACCGAGGCCGAAAACCCCGAGACCCTGCGCATCTACGGCAAGAACTGCCCGGACGACTGGATCGAGCGCAGGATCTACACCCCGTACCCATTGCTGGGCGTGGCGATCATGGGCGTGATCGACCTGCTGCTGTTCGGCACCATCGGCATCACCATCTGGGCGATCCAGATGATGTGGATTCCGTTCTGGGCTGCCGGCGTGATCAACGGCCTGGGTCATGCCGTAGGCTATCGCAACTTCGAATGCCGTGACGCGGCGACCAACCTGGTGCCGTGGGGCATCATCGTTGGCGGCGAAGAGCTGCACAACAACCACCACACCTACCCCAACTCGGCCAAGCTGTCGGTGAAGAAATGGGAGTTCGACCTGGGCTGGGCCTGGATCAAGGTCTTCAGCTTCTTGCGCCTGGCCAAGGTGCAGCGCGTAGCGCCCATCGCCCACCGTGTGGAAGGCAAGGGCCACTTGGACATGGACACCGCTATGGCGATTCTCAACAACCGCTTCCAGATCATGGCCCAATACCGCAAGTTGGTGATCGGTCCGCTGGTCAAGCAGGAGTTGGAAAAAGTCGATCATTCGGTGCGCCATCAGTTCCACCGTGCCAAGCGGTTGCTGTCGCGGGAAACCAGTTTGCTGGATGATCGCCACCACCTGCGTATCCAGAGCATGCTGGAACACAGCCACGCGCTGAAAGTGATCTACGAAAAGCGTCTGGCGCTGCAGCAGATATGGCTCAAGACCAGTTCCAACGGCCACGATATGCTCGCAGCCATCAAGGAATGGGTGCATGAAGCCGAGGCCAGCGGCATCCAGTCCCTGCGGGATTTTGCCCATCAATTGAAGACTTATTCGCTACGGCCTGCGGCGGTCTGA
- the dibA gene encoding phosphodiesterase DibA, producing the protein MLFSYRGALRAGLVYLLVSVLWIGVTQRVLIEFLDNPSELNHWLQVRGYVWVALSALAIYLICARFARANQLQQPLEENRERLRQAAAVFDCTREGVLVTDAQELIVHVNRAFIEITGYRREDVMGQQPSLFKSGRHSSSFYQQMFQSLERTGEWSGEIWNRRKSGEIYPQWQTIRVIHDDQGQVSHYVAVFSDISAIKDSEHELAHLAHHDPLTDLPNRLLFTDRAEQALASAQIHKRGCALLLLDLDHFKIINDSLGHNVGDQLLKLVGERLKALFGPGVTLARLGGDEFAVLAESCPQVAQAAGLAQRMLEAMKQPFIFDAHQLFISASIGISLFPTDALSAEQLLRNADSALFKAKNAGREGYALYTEELTAHAQNRVEVASELRRALEQQELCVYYQPVHDLHSSRLIGVEALVRWQHPERGLVPPGEFIPIAERTGLIAEIDAWVMDQACRQMCQWLTDGAPLSFIAINVSSRLFARRELYEKVAQVLHDTGLDPAFLELEVTESAVMEDPEVALEQMHRLRELGLRLAIDDFGTGYSSLLRLKRLPVQKLKIDQGFVAGLPWDEDDAAIVRVVIALAKSMGMQVHAEGIEQVEQARFLLDQQCDMGQGYWFGRPMPAREIDWNRAPPIQN; encoded by the coding sequence ATGCTGTTTTCATACCGAGGCGCCCTACGTGCGGGGCTGGTATACCTGCTGGTCTCCGTTCTGTGGATCGGCGTCACTCAGCGCGTATTGATCGAGTTTCTCGATAACCCGAGTGAGCTGAACCACTGGCTGCAGGTGCGCGGCTACGTGTGGGTCGCGCTGAGCGCTCTGGCGATCTACCTGATCTGCGCCCGATTTGCCCGGGCCAACCAACTGCAACAACCGTTGGAAGAAAACCGCGAACGCCTGCGCCAGGCCGCCGCCGTGTTCGATTGCACGCGAGAAGGCGTATTGGTCACCGACGCCCAGGAACTGATTGTGCACGTCAACCGTGCCTTCATCGAGATCACCGGCTACCGCCGCGAAGACGTCATGGGCCAGCAGCCCAGCCTGTTCAAGTCCGGTCGCCATTCGTCGAGTTTTTACCAGCAAATGTTCCAGAGCCTGGAACGCACCGGCGAATGGAGCGGTGAAATCTGGAACCGGCGCAAAAGCGGTGAAATTTATCCCCAGTGGCAGACCATTCGCGTGATCCACGATGATCAGGGCCAGGTCAGCCATTACGTCGCGGTGTTTTCCGATATCAGCGCCATCAAGGATTCCGAGCATGAACTGGCCCACCTCGCGCACCACGATCCGCTCACCGACCTGCCCAACCGTCTGTTGTTCACCGACCGCGCCGAGCAGGCGCTGGCCTCGGCGCAGATCCACAAGCGCGGCTGTGCCCTGCTGTTGCTGGACCTGGACCACTTCAAGATCATCAACGACAGCCTGGGCCATAACGTTGGCGACCAATTGCTCAAGCTGGTAGGCGAACGACTCAAGGCGCTGTTTGGCCCTGGCGTGACGCTTGCGCGTCTGGGGGGGGATGAGTTCGCGGTGCTGGCGGAAAGTTGCCCGCAGGTGGCTCAGGCTGCGGGCCTGGCGCAACGCATGCTGGAGGCGATGAAACAGCCCTTTATCTTTGACGCCCATCAGCTGTTTATCAGCGCCAGTATCGGGATCAGCCTTTTCCCCACCGATGCCCTGAGCGCCGAGCAGTTGCTGCGTAACGCTGATTCCGCGCTGTTCAAGGCCAAGAATGCCGGCCGCGAAGGCTACGCCCTGTACACCGAGGAACTGACCGCCCACGCGCAGAATCGCGTGGAAGTCGCCAGCGAGCTGCGCCGCGCCCTCGAACAGCAGGAGCTATGCGTTTACTACCAACCTGTGCACGACCTGCACAGCAGTCGACTTATCGGCGTCGAAGCACTGGTGCGCTGGCAGCATCCGGAACGCGGCCTGGTGCCGCCGGGGGAATTTATCCCGATTGCCGAACGCACCGGGTTGATTGCCGAGATCGATGCATGGGTGATGGACCAGGCCTGTCGTCAGATGTGCCAATGGCTGACCGATGGTGCGCCGTTGAGTTTTATTGCCATCAATGTGTCCAGCCGCCTTTTTGCGCGACGTGAGCTGTATGAGAAGGTCGCCCAAGTGCTGCATGACACGGGCCTGGATCCGGCATTCCTCGAGTTGGAAGTCACCGAAAGCGCGGTGATGGAAGACCCGGAGGTCGCGCTGGAGCAGATGCACCGTCTCCGTGAGTTGGGGCTGCGCCTGGCTATCGATGATTTTGGCACCGGTTATTCGTCACTGCTGCGTCTCAAGCGCCTGCCGGTGCAGAAGCTGAAGATCGACCAGGGCTTTGTTGCCGGGCTGCCATGGGACGAAGATGACGCGGCCATCGTGCGCGTGGTGATCGCCCTCGCTAAAAGCATGGGCATGCAGGTGCATGCCGAGGGGATCGAGCAGGTGGAGCAAGCTCGGTTTCTGCTCGACCAGCAGTGCGACATGGGGCAGGGGTATTGGTTTGGCCGGCCGATGCCAGCGCGAGAGATTGACTGGAACCGGGCACCCCCAATCCAGAATTGA
- the oscA gene encoding sulfur starvation response protein OscA, producing the protein MSASLRSVDGQDEAAILREIQSALRDLRFGAVEITVHNAQVVQIERKEKFRLQNPGNKPS; encoded by the coding sequence ATGAGCGCATCTCTACGTAGCGTCGACGGCCAGGACGAAGCAGCCATTTTGCGTGAGATCCAGAGCGCCCTGCGCGATCTGCGGTTCGGCGCGGTGGAAATCACTGTGCACAACGCTCAAGTCGTACAGATCGAACGCAAAGAAAAATTCCGTTTGCAGAACCCGGGTAACAAACCGAGCTAG
- a CDS encoding sulfate ABC transporter substrate-binding protein has protein sequence MSSIRRYALAALASAVFAGSAVAKDYELLNVSYDPTRELYQDYNAEFTNFWKQSHPGDNVKIQQSHGGSGKQGRAVIDGLRADVVTLALAGDIDEIAKLGKTLPENWQTRLPDASTPYTSTIVFLVRKGNPKGIKDWGDLIKKDVSVITPNPKTSGGARWNFLAAWAYGLKTGGSEAKAQEYVKELFKHVPVLDTGARGSTITFVNNGQGDVLLAWENEAFLALKEDGGADKFDIVVPSLSILAEPPVAVVDKNAEKKGNTEIATEYLKHLYSSAGQEIAAKNFYRPRDAKVAAKYAQQFPKLDLVTIDKDFGGWKTAQPKFFNDGGVFDQIYTAQ, from the coding sequence ATGTCGTCGATTCGCCGTTATGCCCTGGCCGCCCTGGCCAGCGCCGTGTTTGCTGGTTCCGCCGTTGCCAAGGACTACGAGTTGCTCAACGTCTCGTACGACCCGACCCGTGAGCTGTACCAGGACTACAACGCTGAGTTCACCAACTTCTGGAAACAGTCCCACCCCGGCGACAACGTCAAGATCCAGCAATCCCACGGCGGTTCGGGCAAACAGGGCCGCGCCGTGATCGACGGCCTGCGCGCCGACGTGGTCACCCTGGCCCTGGCCGGTGATATCGACGAAATCGCCAAGCTGGGCAAGACCCTGCCGGAAAACTGGCAGACCCGCCTGCCGGACGCGAGTACCCCGTACACCTCGACCATCGTGTTCCTGGTGCGCAAAGGCAACCCTAAAGGCATCAAGGATTGGGGCGACCTGATCAAGAAAGACGTGTCCGTGATCACCCCGAACCCGAAAACCTCCGGCGGCGCCCGCTGGAACTTCCTCGCCGCCTGGGCCTATGGCCTGAAAACCGGCGGCAGTGAAGCCAAGGCCCAAGAGTACGTGAAAGAGCTGTTCAAGCATGTGCCTGTGCTCGACACCGGCGCTCGCGGTTCAACCATCACCTTCGTCAACAACGGTCAGGGTGACGTGTTGCTGGCCTGGGAAAACGAAGCCTTCCTGGCCCTGAAAGAAGACGGCGGTGCCGACAAGTTCGATATCGTCGTGCCTTCCCTGTCCATCCTCGCGGAGCCGCCAGTGGCCGTGGTCGACAAGAACGCCGAGAAAAAGGGCAACACCGAAATCGCCACTGAATACCTGAAACACCTGTACAGCTCGGCTGGCCAGGAGATTGCGGCGAAGAACTTCTACCGCCCACGCGATGCAAAAGTGGCCGCCAAATATGCCCAGCAGTTCCCGAAACTGGACCTGGTGACTATCGACAAAGACTTCGGCGGCTGGAAAACTGCCCAACCGAAATTCTTTAACGACGGTGGCGTGTTCGACCAGATTTACACCGCGCAGTAA
- the cysT gene encoding sulfate ABC transporter permease subunit CysT, whose amino-acid sequence MSRRISPVIPGFGLTLGYTVVYLSLIVLIPLAAMFVHAAQLTWDQFWNIISAPRVLAALKLSFSTALYAALINGVIGTLLAWVLVRYTFPGRKVIDAMIDLPFALPTAVAGIALTALYTPNGLVGQFAADLGFKIAYTPLGITLALTFVTLPFVVRTVQPVLADIPREVEEAAACLGAKPLQVFRHILVPALLPAWLTGFALAFARGVGEYGSVIFIAGNMPMKTEILPLLIMVKLDQYDYRGATSIGVLMLVVSFVLLLLINLLQRRIERP is encoded by the coding sequence ATGTCGCGTCGTATCTCCCCCGTCATACCCGGCTTCGGGCTGACGCTGGGCTACACCGTGGTGTACCTCAGCCTGATCGTACTCATCCCCCTTGCGGCGATGTTTGTACACGCCGCTCAACTCACCTGGGATCAGTTCTGGAACATCATTTCCGCACCGCGCGTGCTGGCGGCCTTGAAGTTGAGCTTCAGCACCGCGTTGTACGCCGCGCTGATCAACGGCGTGATCGGCACGCTATTGGCCTGGGTGCTGGTGCGCTACACCTTCCCTGGCCGCAAGGTCATCGATGCGATGATCGACCTGCCGTTCGCCCTGCCTACCGCCGTCGCCGGTATTGCACTGACCGCGCTGTACACGCCTAACGGCCTGGTCGGCCAGTTCGCTGCGGACCTGGGCTTCAAGATCGCCTACACCCCCTTGGGCATCACCCTGGCGCTGACCTTCGTCACCTTGCCGTTCGTGGTACGTACGGTGCAGCCGGTACTGGCCGATATTCCTCGGGAGGTCGAAGAAGCCGCCGCCTGCCTGGGTGCCAAGCCGTTGCAGGTGTTCCGCCACATCCTTGTGCCCGCATTGCTGCCCGCCTGGTTGACCGGTTTCGCCCTGGCGTTTGCCCGTGGCGTCGGTGAGTACGGTTCGGTGATTTTCATCGCCGGCAACATGCCGATGAAAACCGAGATCCTGCCGTTGCTGATCATGGTCAAGCTCGATCAATACGACTACCGCGGCGCCACGTCCATCGGCGTGCTGATGCTGGTGGTTTCCTTCGTCCTGCTGCTGCTGATCAATTTGTTGCAGCGGCGCATCGAACGTCCATAA
- the cysW gene encoding sulfate ABC transporter permease subunit CysW: MSQSSISAASSANAARRGSAASRRILIGLGWLVFALFLLLPLFIVVTQGLKNGLGAFFAAILEPDALSALKLTVIAVAISVPLNLVFGVSAAWCVSKYSFRGKSILVTLIDLPFSVSPVIAGLVYVLMFGAQGFFGPWLQDHDIQIVFALPGIVLATIFVTVPFVARELIPLMQEQGTQEEEAARLLGANGWQMFWHVTVPNIKWGLIYGVVLCTARAMGEFGAVSVVSGHIRGVTNTLPLHVEILYNEYNHVAAFAVASLLLILALFILLLKQWSENRINRLRNSAGEE, from the coding sequence ATGTCCCAATCGTCTATTTCCGCCGCGTCCTCGGCCAACGCTGCCCGTCGTGGCAGTGCTGCGTCCCGACGTATCCTGATCGGCCTTGGCTGGCTGGTGTTCGCGCTGTTCCTGCTATTGCCGCTGTTTATCGTGGTGACCCAGGGTTTGAAGAACGGCCTAGGCGCGTTCTTCGCTGCGATTCTTGAACCCGACGCCCTGTCGGCGCTGAAACTCACGGTGATTGCCGTGGCGATTTCGGTGCCGCTCAACCTGGTGTTCGGCGTCAGCGCCGCGTGGTGCGTGAGCAAGTACTCGTTCCGTGGCAAAAGCATCCTGGTGACGCTCATCGATTTGCCGTTCTCGGTGTCACCGGTGATCGCCGGCCTGGTCTACGTGCTGATGTTCGGCGCCCAGGGCTTCTTTGGCCCGTGGCTGCAGGACCATGACATCCAGATCGTGTTTGCCTTGCCCGGCATCGTGCTGGCGACCATCTTCGTCACCGTGCCTTTCGTGGCCCGTGAGCTGATCCCGCTGATGCAGGAGCAGGGCACCCAGGAAGAGGAGGCTGCGCGTCTGCTCGGCGCCAACGGATGGCAGATGTTCTGGCACGTGACCGTGCCGAATATCAAATGGGGGCTGATCTACGGCGTGGTGCTGTGTACCGCACGGGCCATGGGTGAGTTCGGCGCGGTGTCGGTGGTGTCCGGCCACATTCGCGGCGTGACCAACACGCTGCCGCTGCACGTCGAGATCCTCTACAACGAATACAACCATGTCGCCGCGTTTGCCGTCGCGAGCCTGCTGCTGATCCTGGCGCTCTTCATCCTGCTGCTCAAGCAGTGGAGCGAGAACCGTATCAACCGCCTGCGCAACAGCGCGGGTGAGGAATAA
- a CDS encoding sulfate/molybdate ABC transporter ATP-binding protein: MSIEVRNVSKNFNAFKALNSINLDIQSGELVALLGPSGCGKTTLLRIIAGLETPDDGSIVFHGEDVSGHDVRDRNVGFVFQHYALFRHMTVFDNVAFGLRMKPKNQRPSESQIAVKVHELLNMVQLDWLSDRYPEQLSGGQRQRIALARALAVEPKVLLLDEPFGALDAKVRKELRRWLARLHEDINLTSVFVTHDQEEAMEVADRIVVMNKGVIEQIGSPGDVYENPASDFVYHFLGDSNRLHLGEDKHVLFRPHEVSLSRHELEDHHAAEVRDIRPLGATTRVTLKVEGQSELIEAEVVKDHDSLTGLARGETLFFKPKVWQKA, translated from the coding sequence ATGTCGATCGAAGTCCGTAATGTCAGCAAGAACTTCAACGCCTTCAAGGCCCTGAACAGCATCAATCTGGACATCCAGAGTGGCGAGCTGGTGGCCTTGCTCGGCCCTTCCGGCTGCGGCAAGACCACCTTGCTGCGTATCATCGCCGGCCTGGAAACCCCGGATGACGGCAGCATCGTGTTCCACGGTGAAGACGTGTCCGGCCACGACGTACGTGATCGCAACGTTGGGTTTGTGTTCCAGCACTACGCGCTGTTCCGTCACATGACCGTGTTCGACAACGTGGCGTTCGGCCTGCGCATGAAGCCGAAGAACCAGCGCCCGAGCGAAAGCCAGATCGCGGTCAAGGTGCATGAGTTGTTGAATATGGTGCAGCTGGATTGGCTGTCGGATCGCTACCCGGAGCAACTTTCCGGTGGCCAGCGCCAACGTATCGCCCTGGCCCGCGCCCTGGCGGTGGAACCCAAAGTGCTGCTGCTGGACGAACCCTTCGGCGCTCTCGACGCCAAGGTACGTAAAGAACTGCGCCGCTGGCTGGCGCGCCTGCACGAAGACATCAACCTGACCTCGGTGTTCGTGACTCACGACCAGGAAGAGGCCATGGAAGTCGCTGACCGCATCGTGGTGATGAACAAGGGTGTGATCGAGCAGATCGGTTCACCGGGCGATGTGTACGAGAACCCGGCCAGCGATTTCGTCTACCACTTCCTGGGTGATTCGAACCGCCTGCACCTGGGTGAAGACAAACACGTGCTGTTCCGCCCACACGAAGTGTCGCTGTCACGGCATGAGCTGGAAGACCACCATGCGGCTGAAGTGCGGGATATTCGTCCGCTCGGCGCGACGACGCGTGTGACGTTGAAAGTGGAAGGCCAGAGCGAGCTGATCGAAGCTGAAGTGGTGAAAGACCACGACAGCCTGACGGGTCTTGCGCGCGGCGAGACGCTGTTCTTCAAACCCAAGGTCTGGCAAAAAGCCTAA
- a CDS encoding Mpo1 family 2-hydroxy fatty acid dioxygenase, with the protein MKSLVDHLSQYAAYHRDPRNIASHFIGIPLIVVAVAVLLSRPEWALRGLWISPAVIVALLAAWFYLRLELALGVLMTVLMGLSVWAGHVLAAQSTLVWLSSGIGMFVVGWVIQFVGHYYEGRKPAFVDDVSGLIVGPLFVVAELAFLLGLRHGLKQQIEERSGPVERRDLKPSKV; encoded by the coding sequence ATGAAAAGCCTCGTCGACCATCTCAGTCAATACGCCGCCTACCACCGCGACCCGCGCAACATCGCTAGCCACTTTATCGGCATCCCGCTGATTGTGGTGGCGGTGGCCGTGCTGTTGTCACGCCCGGAATGGGCGCTACGCGGCCTCTGGATTTCACCCGCCGTGATTGTCGCGCTGTTGGCGGCGTGGTTTTACCTGCGCCTGGAATTGGCCCTGGGCGTGTTGATGACGGTGTTGATGGGCCTGTCGGTGTGGGCCGGGCATGTGCTGGCGGCACAGAGCACACTGGTGTGGCTCAGCAGCGGCATCGGCATGTTCGTGGTGGGTTGGGTGATTCAGTTTGTCGGCCACTACTACGAAGGCAGGAAGCCGGCGTTTGTGGATGATGTATCGGGGCTGATTGTGGGGCCTTTGTTTGTGGTGGCCGAGTTGGCGTTCCTGCTGGGGTTGCGGCACGGCCTCAAACAGCAGATCGAGGAGCGCTCGGGGCCGGTGGAGCGCCGTGATTTAAAACCGAGCAAAGTCTAA
- a CDS encoding Crp/Fnr family transcriptional regulator has protein sequence MDAEQWRDRLVTGHWFSHLPAPFQHSLLASARVRQLAAGQYLFKRGDPPCGLYAVIDGTLRVSAVNEQGKEAILSLVELPHWFGEICLFDGLPRTHDACAVGPCTLLQVPQQALLNILDDTPQYWRDLALLMSQKLRLSFIGLEQLSLMPAPVRLAHRLLMIVEGYGDTEHAKRVLQLPQEDLAAMLNLSRQTTNALLKDLQAQGIVRLGYGEIEILDVQRLRQAAHT, from the coding sequence ATGGACGCAGAACAATGGCGCGACCGGTTGGTCACCGGGCACTGGTTCAGCCACCTGCCGGCGCCTTTTCAGCATAGCTTGCTGGCCAGTGCCCGCGTGAGGCAGCTCGCGGCGGGACAGTACTTGTTCAAGCGCGGCGACCCGCCCTGTGGCTTGTACGCGGTAATCGACGGCACCCTGCGGGTCAGCGCGGTGAATGAGCAAGGCAAGGAAGCGATACTCAGCCTGGTGGAGTTACCCCATTGGTTCGGCGAAATCTGTTTATTCGATGGCTTGCCTCGTACCCACGATGCCTGTGCCGTTGGGCCGTGCACGCTATTGCAAGTACCGCAGCAGGCGTTGCTGAACATCCTTGATGACACCCCGCAATACTGGCGCGACCTGGCGCTGTTGATGAGCCAGAAGCTGCGCCTGAGCTTTATCGGCCTGGAACAGCTCAGTCTGATGCCGGCCCCGGTGCGGTTGGCCCACCGTTTGTTGATGATCGTCGAAGGCTATGGTGATACCGAGCACGCCAAGCGCGTGCTGCAGTTGCCCCAGGAAGACCTGGCGGCCATGTTGAACCTGTCGCGCCAGACCACCAATGCGCTGCTCAAGGACCTGCAAGCCCAGGGCATCGTGCGCCTGGGCTACGGCGAGATCGAAATCCTCGACGTACAGCGGCTACGGCAGGCGGCGCACACCTGA
- a CDS encoding response regulator: MRVLLVEHESDEAQRMAGGLNEAGYTVEVAANGMAALRLVESTEYDLVILDVMLPGLNAWKLQQAIRRKGQTPVLFLTTPGGIEDRLRGLELHEDDYLLKPFAAKTLMARVKKLLRRDRGR, encoded by the coding sequence ATGCGCGTGCTGTTAGTGGAACATGAATCCGACGAGGCACAGCGGATGGCCGGTGGCCTGAACGAGGCCGGTTACACCGTTGAAGTGGCGGCCAATGGCATGGCGGCGTTGCGCTTGGTTGAAAGCACCGAGTACGACCTGGTGATCCTGGATGTAATGCTGCCGGGGCTCAATGCCTGGAAGTTGCAACAGGCGATTCGGCGGAAGGGCCAGACGCCGGTGTTGTTCCTGACCACGCCGGGCGGGATTGAAGATCGTCTGCGCGGGTTGGAATTGCATGAGGATGACTACCTGCTCAAGCCATTTGCGGCCAAAACGCTGATGGCGCGGGTGAAGAAGCTGCTGCGGCGTGATCGCGGGCGTTGA
- a CDS encoding AraC family transcriptional regulator: MTEPTSLASWTRALRKQLDALGLDSAGLCLQAGLDPQQMDDPNARYPLSATTRLWKLAVLASGDPAIGLRVSRFVSPTTFHALGYALVASGSLREVFERIVRYHQVVSDALSLELSGDGERYRFRLLQLPGSPAPAFEAIDAFAAIYVRTCRNRLGREYAPLAVYLRRPEPADPKPWHTVFRAPVFFDAEEDRLEFAAADFDSHLDDANPELAEHNETVLKRTLAQLQPLTWERKVRRVIEAQLPDGEPSAERVAQALHLSLRSLQRHLADEGCRFDALLNECRENLALLHLRDPQCSLAEISHLLGFADTSSFNRAFKRWTGMTPGQFRDGLR, from the coding sequence ATGACCGAACCCACTTCCCTCGCCAGCTGGACCCGCGCCTTGCGCAAGCAGCTCGATGCCCTGGGCCTCGACAGCGCCGGGTTGTGCCTGCAAGCCGGGCTCGACCCGCAGCAGATGGATGATCCCAACGCACGCTACCCATTGTCGGCCACCACGCGTCTGTGGAAATTGGCGGTGCTGGCCAGTGGCGATCCGGCGATTGGCTTGCGGGTGTCGCGGTTTGTCAGCCCTACCACCTTTCATGCGCTGGGGTATGCGCTGGTGGCCAGTGGCAGCTTGCGGGAAGTGTTCGAGCGCATCGTGCGGTATCACCAGGTGGTCAGTGATGCCTTGAGCCTGGAACTGAGCGGCGATGGCGAACGCTATCGGTTCCGCCTGCTGCAACTACCAGGCAGCCCGGCGCCAGCGTTCGAGGCCATTGATGCGTTTGCGGCGATCTACGTACGCACCTGTCGCAATCGTCTGGGCCGTGAATACGCGCCGCTGGCGGTGTACCTGCGAAGACCCGAGCCCGCAGACCCCAAGCCGTGGCACACGGTGTTTCGCGCGCCGGTATTTTTCGACGCCGAAGAAGACCGCCTGGAGTTTGCCGCCGCCGATTTCGACAGCCACCTGGACGACGCCAACCCCGAGCTGGCCGAGCACAACGAAACCGTACTCAAGCGCACCCTTGCTCAACTGCAGCCTCTGACCTGGGAGCGCAAGGTGCGCCGGGTGATCGAAGCACAGTTGCCCGACGGCGAGCCGAGTGCCGAACGCGTCGCCCAGGCGCTGCACCTGAGCCTGCGCAGCCTGCAGCGACATCTGGCGGATGAAGGCTGCCGGTTTGATGCGCTGCTCAATGAGTGCAGGGAGAACCTGGCCTTGTTGCACTTGCGCGATCCGCAGTGCTCATTGGCCGAGATCAGTCATTTGCTCGGGTTTGCCGATACCAGCAGCTTCAACCGGGCGTTCAAGCGCTGGACGGGGATGACGCCAGGGCAGTTTCGGGATGGGCTGCGGTAG